The proteins below come from a single Gimesia alba genomic window:
- a CDS encoding polysaccharide biosynthesis protein, producing the protein MTEQREPQPPRRSWPRRMLNRMEVNRAVFYALVNRGWQFLSGPVTLLLIVAFFSSETQGYYYNFGALIALQTFVEMGMQVVTLYLASHEWAQLEIDERGYLTGDVSALSRLRSLAALVVKWYSIAGTLFVAAIGTAGYFFLASQPASDVIWRAPWFCVVALTALSLMAAPCVALLEGCNQVSVTNRYRALQGIMGTLVVWLCISSGAGLWTCVAISAVRLFWELWLILVHYRRFFASLWKPVSGPQVSWSEEVWPLHWKLAIQAMAAYFTSSFVIPLMFNYQGAEVSGQLGMTWTSLMTLQMAAYAWMLTRAPLFGTLVSQNDIKELNRVFRRLFQVSTTVLLTGGAIFCLVVWMLQAIQGVEMPAAWKALEPVWNLIQKVQGRILPLYPTVLLTLAIFPIHIAQCVMAYIRPFKQEPFLILNTACQLMTGLLVWYLGKTYGPVGAGWGFLLVGYFLSVPGFLWILKRFVTQRKSLVVRD; encoded by the coding sequence ATGACCGAACAGCGGGAACCTCAACCACCCAGACGCAGTTGGCCCCGTCGCATGCTGAACCGCATGGAAGTCAACCGGGCCGTCTTTTATGCGCTGGTGAATCGGGGCTGGCAGTTTCTCTCCGGCCCGGTGACGCTGTTATTGATCGTCGCTTTTTTTTCCAGTGAGACGCAAGGTTACTATTACAACTTTGGTGCGCTGATTGCGCTGCAGACGTTTGTTGAAATGGGGATGCAGGTAGTAACACTGTATCTGGCCAGTCACGAATGGGCTCAATTGGAAATTGATGAGCGGGGCTATTTAACCGGCGACGTGTCGGCATTGTCACGTTTGCGCAGTCTGGCGGCGCTGGTAGTGAAATGGTACTCAATCGCAGGGACGCTGTTTGTGGCGGCCATTGGAACGGCCGGCTATTTTTTCCTGGCGTCTCAGCCGGCGTCCGATGTGATCTGGCGTGCTCCCTGGTTTTGTGTCGTGGCATTGACGGCGCTCAGTTTGATGGCGGCGCCCTGTGTTGCACTCCTGGAAGGCTGCAATCAGGTCTCGGTGACGAATCGGTATCGGGCACTGCAGGGGATCATGGGGACGCTGGTCGTCTGGCTTTGTATTTCCAGTGGCGCCGGCTTATGGACGTGCGTAGCAATTTCTGCGGTGCGTCTGTTTTGGGAACTGTGGTTGATTCTCGTTCATTATCGACGTTTTTTCGCGTCATTGTGGAAGCCTGTGTCGGGACCCCAGGTGAGCTGGTCGGAAGAGGTCTGGCCTCTCCATTGGAAACTGGCAATTCAGGCGATGGCCGCTTACTTCACCAGTTCTTTTGTGATTCCCCTGATGTTCAACTATCAGGGCGCTGAAGTCTCCGGGCAACTGGGAATGACGTGGACTTCCTTGATGACGCTGCAAATGGCCGCCTATGCGTGGATGCTGACGCGGGCGCCATTATTCGGCACACTGGTTTCACAAAACGACATCAAAGAATTAAATCGTGTCTTTCGTCGACTGTTTCAGGTTTCGACGACGGTTCTGCTGACGGGGGGCGCCATTTTTTGTCTGGTCGTCTGGATGCTGCAGGCGATACAGGGGGTAGAAATGCCTGCGGCGTGGAAGGCGTTGGAACCGGTCTGGAATCTGATTCAGAAAGTACAAGGTCGAATTCTGCCGCTCTATCCGACCGTGCTGCTGACACTGGCCATTTTTCCGATTCATATCGCCCAGTGTGTGATGGCGTATATCCGTCCGTTTAAACAGGAGCCGTTCCTGATATTGAATACTGCGTGCCAACTGATGACCGGGCTGCTGGTCTGGTATTTGGGGAAGACTTATGGCCCGGTGGGTGCGGGTTGGGGGTTTTTGCTGGTGGGTTATTTCCTGAGCGTGCCCGGGTTTTTATGGATTCTCAAACGGTTTGTGACGCAGCGAAAATCGTTGGTCGTACGTGATTGA
- a CDS encoding STN domain-containing protein: MSGLFKQKFVVASMFCLAAAGFLLVANAEEKQKVKSAQAKKPSVPAALPVLDVSVAEPLQPTTPLFFPELTKFEKQFQEQLKENVEAEFVDAPLSDVMKFYEDSTGANIVIFANDLGEEGLTVDEPVAISLEKVSLKTALELILEPIGLTYVVDRDVVKITTKYKAAEMLKTRVYPVGDFGNSPQDYVALEVAIRNAGLGQWRERKTSATPPQPAQAGGFGGGGGGLGGGGGGFFQLGGGGGFGGGVPGMGQSSAVYEEGEGGTISVVPQSKSLVISQTYRAHNAIVDLLTQLRQARAIE, encoded by the coding sequence ATGAGTGGGTTGTTCAAACAAAAATTTGTTGTCGCGTCCATGTTCTGTCTGGCAGCAGCAGGCTTTCTGCTTGTGGCCAATGCGGAAGAAAAGCAGAAGGTCAAGAGTGCTCAAGCGAAAAAACCGTCTGTTCCAGCTGCCTTGCCTGTTTTGGATGTTTCCGTTGCAGAACCATTGCAGCCGACTACACCGCTGTTTTTTCCGGAATTGACGAAGTTCGAGAAGCAGTTTCAGGAGCAGTTGAAGGAAAATGTGGAAGCAGAATTTGTGGATGCTCCTTTGTCGGATGTCATGAAATTCTATGAAGATTCGACCGGGGCCAATATTGTGATATTTGCGAATGACCTGGGAGAAGAAGGTCTGACAGTGGATGAGCCCGTTGCCATTTCTCTTGAGAAGGTTTCGTTGAAGACGGCGTTGGAGCTGATCTTGGAGCCGATCGGTCTGACTTACGTGGTCGACCGGGATGTTGTGAAGATCACAACGAAGTATAAAGCCGCTGAAATGCTGAAAACTCGCGTTTATCCAGTGGGAGATTTTGGAAATTCTCCACAAGACTATGTCGCACTGGAAGTCGCAATTCGCAATGCCGGCCTGGGTCAATGGCGTGAACGGAAGACGTCTGCGACTCCTCCTCAACCCGCTCAGGCAGGGGGCTTTGGTGGAGGCGGTGGAGGCCTTGGTGGTGGTGGCGGCGGTTTCTTTCAACTTGGTGGTGGTGGAGGTTTTGGTGGCGGCGTTCCGGGGATGGGACAAAGTTCCGCCGTTTATGAAGAAGGAGAAGGCGGTACTATTTCTGTGGTGCCTCAAAGTAAGTCACTGGTCATCAGCCAGACCTATCGGGCTCACAATGCGATTGTGGACCTGCTGACTCAGCTTCGTCAGGCACGCGCTATTGAATAA
- a CDS encoding PVC-type heme-binding CxxCH protein produces the protein MLNRVFLKHTLSLFVFFGFCSLACFSLSGAEKQATSKAATPADHPLILFMIGEEGYKTADSLPAFAKAHLQPLGFRTQFIFPDKDDPNSFPGLDALKDADLLFLSVRRKTLPAAQLKLIRNYLAAGKPLVALRTSSHGFALSKGKPADGYVEWKDFDTEVLGGEYAGDFGNKTPTDVTTQLRAEQDPIMATVRNKYFRSEGSMYKSINLKRSTKTLLRGLSNVEGQPVQMPVAWTNTYNKSRVFYTSLGHPGDFKINTFTHTLVNAIYWCLKKESPQVDVAGKITRDRFKTDLAGNEQVDKVMKAFKGKGEVGDESDPTPPEEAVKLFQVHKDFEMESIAAEPEVMQPLYMSFDHRGRMWVVQYLQYPFPAGLKVVKYDQYLRAVFDKVPQAPPNHVKGADKISVLEDTDGDGTFDKIKDVITGLNIVSAVTVGKGGIWVLNPPYLMFYPDANGDDIPDGDPEVHLSGFGLEDTHSVANSIKWGPDGWLYGANGSTTTGTVSSKATKGVHFKGQMIWRYHPDSKIFEIYAEGGGNTFSVEIDSKGRVFSGTNNGGTRGMHYAQGGYAKKNWGKHGPLTNSYAFGYYEHMRHKGYQERFSQTFSIYEGGIFPAKYNGAVFAANSLHNRVMASHLIPDTSTYRTEDMPPIVLTQDRWFRPVDIKVGPDGCVYLADWYDSRLTHVDPRDNWHKTSGRIYRLKPTNFQPIKPFDLSKQTNAELIETLGHSNKWFRQKAVQVIGERGDQSMIPELLKIAKSDNDDRALEALWALNQLGAFDEQLALELLGHRDQHVRRWTIRLLGDQHRTSKHLKESLVELAKTEPYAEVRSQLASSAKRLPAETGLAMTEVLLQREEDLEDLHIPLLLWWAIESKATSDREAVLKLFSKPEFWQVKMVEDYILERIMQRYAMAGGEENYAMCAELLKLAPSDQHKEKLMVGMLEAFRGQKIDNLPEELSKGLAEYQKSLGESDLALALRLGDKEATSRALKIIADKNADRPTRLTYIEILGQLKTKAAVGPLTAILSSSGADTHSLKRVALQALMNFDNPSIGKNILARYHSTLLDEHDVRGTAQRVLASRKAWSKQFLGEVDAWRIKANTIPLDVVQQMALHDDPEIKASIKKHWGKVRGSTNEEKKQEMKRVASLVKAGGGQFSAGKVLFNKTCAACHTLYGEGGKAGPKLTGYERDNLNFMLLAVVDPSAAIREEFTNFLIVTEDGKTVTGLIDEQTTKTITLRDIKGQTVLINKDEIDILKALDLSLMPDGLTKNLSDQEVKDLFSYIMSRTPNGGK, from the coding sequence ATGCTGAACAGAGTTTTTCTGAAGCACACACTCTCCCTGTTTGTATTTTTCGGGTTCTGTAGCCTCGCCTGTTTCTCTCTCTCAGGTGCAGAAAAACAGGCAACATCCAAAGCGGCCACTCCCGCCGACCACCCGTTGATCCTGTTTATGATCGGTGAAGAAGGTTATAAAACCGCCGATAGCCTGCCCGCGTTTGCCAAAGCACATCTGCAGCCGCTCGGCTTCCGCACTCAGTTCATTTTCCCCGACAAAGACGATCCGAACTCCTTCCCCGGCCTGGACGCCCTCAAGGATGCCGACCTGCTGTTCCTCAGTGTCCGTCGTAAAACGCTGCCCGCCGCGCAGCTGAAACTGATCCGCAATTACCTCGCCGCCGGCAAACCGCTGGTCGCGCTCCGCACCTCCAGTCACGGCTTCGCTCTCAGTAAAGGTAAACCCGCCGACGGCTATGTCGAATGGAAAGACTTCGACACAGAAGTCCTCGGCGGCGAATACGCGGGCGACTTCGGTAACAAAACACCAACCGACGTGACCACTCAACTGCGCGCCGAACAAGACCCGATCATGGCGACGGTCCGCAATAAATATTTCCGCAGCGAAGGTTCGATGTATAAGAGCATCAATCTCAAACGTTCTACTAAAACGCTGTTGCGTGGCCTCTCCAACGTCGAAGGGCAACCAGTTCAGATGCCCGTCGCCTGGACGAACACCTACAATAAATCACGCGTGTTCTACACTTCGCTCGGTCATCCCGGCGATTTCAAAATCAACACGTTCACCCACACGCTGGTCAACGCCATCTACTGGTGCCTGAAAAAAGAATCCCCTCAGGTTGATGTCGCCGGTAAGATCACACGCGACCGTTTCAAAACCGACCTCGCTGGTAACGAACAGGTCGACAAGGTCATGAAAGCCTTCAAAGGCAAAGGCGAAGTCGGCGATGAATCTGATCCGACCCCCCCGGAAGAAGCCGTTAAACTGTTTCAGGTCCATAAAGACTTCGAAATGGAAAGCATTGCCGCCGAACCCGAAGTCATGCAACCCCTCTACATGAGCTTCGACCATCGCGGCCGGATGTGGGTCGTGCAATATCTGCAGTATCCCTTCCCCGCCGGTCTGAAAGTCGTCAAATACGATCAGTACTTGCGAGCTGTCTTCGATAAAGTCCCCCAGGCCCCGCCCAACCACGTGAAGGGAGCCGACAAAATTTCGGTTCTCGAAGACACCGACGGCGACGGCACCTTTGATAAAATCAAAGACGTCATCACCGGTTTGAACATTGTCTCCGCGGTCACCGTCGGCAAGGGAGGTATCTGGGTCCTCAATCCCCCTTACCTGATGTTTTATCCTGACGCCAACGGCGATGATATTCCCGACGGCGATCCCGAAGTCCATCTCTCCGGCTTCGGTCTGGAAGATACACACTCGGTTGCCAACAGCATCAAGTGGGGTCCTGATGGCTGGCTCTACGGCGCGAACGGCAGTACCACCACCGGCACCGTCAGTTCCAAAGCGACCAAAGGCGTGCACTTCAAAGGCCAGATGATCTGGCGTTATCACCCCGACAGTAAAATTTTCGAAATCTATGCAGAGGGGGGCGGCAACACGTTCAGCGTGGAGATCGATTCCAAAGGCCGCGTCTTTTCAGGCACCAACAACGGCGGCACCCGCGGCATGCATTACGCCCAGGGCGGCTATGCCAAAAAGAACTGGGGCAAACATGGCCCACTGACCAATTCTTACGCCTTCGGCTATTACGAACATATGCGCCACAAAGGTTATCAGGAACGATTCAGCCAGACCTTCTCGATTTACGAAGGGGGCATCTTTCCCGCCAAATACAATGGCGCGGTCTTCGCGGCCAACTCGCTGCACAACCGCGTGATGGCCAGTCATCTGATTCCCGATACCTCGACTTACCGCACCGAAGACATGCCGCCGATCGTGCTCACACAAGATCGCTGGTTCCGCCCGGTAGATATCAAAGTCGGCCCCGACGGCTGCGTCTATCTCGCTGACTGGTACGACAGCCGCCTGACGCACGTCGACCCTCGCGACAACTGGCACAAAACCAGCGGACGGATTTATCGTTTGAAACCAACCAACTTCCAACCCATCAAACCGTTCGACCTCAGCAAACAAACCAACGCCGAGCTGATCGAAACGCTGGGCCATTCCAACAAATGGTTCCGCCAGAAAGCAGTCCAGGTCATCGGCGAACGCGGCGATCAGTCAATGATTCCGGAATTGCTGAAAATCGCAAAAAGTGACAACGATGACCGCGCTCTAGAAGCCCTCTGGGCACTGAATCAATTGGGCGCCTTCGATGAACAACTCGCACTGGAACTGCTGGGACACCGTGATCAACATGTCCGCCGCTGGACCATTCGTCTACTCGGCGATCAACACCGGACATCGAAGCATTTAAAGGAGTCACTCGTCGAACTTGCGAAAACAGAACCCTACGCCGAGGTCCGTTCACAGCTCGCTTCCTCTGCAAAACGCCTCCCGGCGGAAACCGGTCTCGCAATGACCGAAGTCCTGCTGCAGCGAGAAGAGGACCTCGAAGACCTGCATATTCCGCTGCTCTTGTGGTGGGCGATTGAAAGCAAAGCGACGTCCGACCGGGAAGCCGTGTTGAAGCTGTTCTCCAAGCCGGAATTCTGGCAGGTGAAAATGGTAGAGGACTATATCCTCGAACGCATCATGCAGCGTTACGCGATGGCGGGTGGTGAAGAAAATTATGCGATGTGTGCCGAACTGCTCAAGCTGGCTCCCTCCGATCAGCATAAAGAAAAGCTGATGGTCGGCATGCTCGAAGCGTTCCGTGGTCAGAAAATTGATAATCTACCGGAAGAACTCAGCAAAGGTCTGGCCGAATATCAGAAGAGCCTGGGCGAATCTGATCTCGCTCTGGCGCTGCGTCTGGGTGATAAGGAAGCCACCAGCCGCGCCTTGAAAATCATCGCCGATAAAAACGCCGATCGACCAACGCGTCTCACCTACATTGAAATTCTGGGACAGCTCAAGACCAAAGCTGCCGTCGGCCCTCTGACCGCGATCCTTTCCTCAAGCGGTGCCGACACGCATTCGCTCAAACGGGTTGCGTTACAGGCGTTGATGAATTTCGACAATCCGAGTATCGGCAAAAATATCCTGGCCCGCTATCACAGTACCCTGCTCGACGAACATGATGTTCGCGGCACTGCACAACGGGTTCTGGCCAGCCGTAAAGCCTGGAGCAAACAGTTCCTGGGTGAAGTCGATGCCTGGCGAATCAAAGCCAACACGATTCCGCTGGATGTCGTGCAACAGATGGCTCTGCACGATGATCCGGAAATCAAAGCCAGCATCAAAAAACACTGGGGTAAAGTGCGCGGCAGCACCAACGAGGAAAAAAAACAGGAGATGAAACGCGTCGCCAGTCTGGTCAAAGCGGGGGGAGGCCAATTCTCTGCCGGGAAAGTTCTGTTCAACAAAACCTGCGCCGCCTGCCATACTCTGTATGGCGAGGGAGGCAAAGCCGGCCCGAAACTGACTGGCTATGAACGGGACAACCTGAACTTCATGCTGCTGGCGGTCGTCGATCCGAGTGCCGCCATCCGCGAAGAGTTCACAAACTTCCTGATCGTCACCGAAGACGGGAAAACCGTCACCGGTCTGATTGATGAACAGACCACGAAAACCATCACACTCAGAGACATCAAAGGTCAGACGGTACTCATTAACAAAGATGAGATCGATATCCTCAAAGCGCTTGACCTTTCTCTGATGCCCGACGGTCTGACCAAAAACCTGAGCGATCAGGAAGTCAAAGACCTGTTCTCCTATATTATGAGTCGTACCCCCAACGGCGGTAAATAA
- a CDS encoding M50 family metallopeptidase codes for MTVETNVGFRSSHSWRRDRIIKSRWIQILFGISLLVGCWLAMMGVHELGHVIGGLVTGGEIARVVLHPLAISRTDFSVNPHPAVVVWAGPLWGVLFPLGLFLVANRLRWSVVSWAQFFAGFCLIANGAYIAGGALEGIGDCGVMRQTGTPLWVMWGFGLLTVPAGFWLWHRLGSFRDWWRNPERVSEQSAWGLFLAVMVLVVLMVYFSA; via the coding sequence ATGACAGTCGAAACGAATGTTGGATTTCGTTCTTCCCATTCTTGGAGGAGAGACAGGATTATCAAATCGCGATGGATTCAGATTCTGTTTGGAATTTCGCTGCTTGTCGGTTGCTGGCTGGCGATGATGGGCGTGCATGAACTGGGCCATGTGATTGGCGGTCTGGTGACCGGGGGAGAGATCGCCCGGGTGGTGCTGCATCCATTGGCGATTTCCCGCACGGATTTTTCTGTAAATCCTCATCCGGCGGTGGTGGTTTGGGCTGGCCCTCTGTGGGGCGTTTTGTTCCCACTGGGATTGTTCCTGGTTGCGAACCGGCTGCGCTGGTCGGTGGTATCATGGGCGCAGTTCTTTGCGGGTTTCTGCCTGATTGCCAACGGTGCTTACATTGCCGGTGGTGCGCTGGAAGGGATCGGTGATTGCGGCGTGATGCGGCAAACGGGGACGCCGCTGTGGGTGATGTGGGGGTTTGGGCTGCTGACAGTGCCCGCCGGTTTCTGGCTCTGGCATCGGCTCGGTTCATTCCGGGACTGGTGGCGGAATCCGGAACGCGTTTCAGAACAGAGCGCGTGGGGCCTGTTTCTAGCGGTGATGGTGCTAGTCGTGCTGATGGTCTATTTTTCTGCCTGA
- a CDS encoding alpha/beta hydrolase: MSAMKNRREMLGISAASAAALCLPAISSAKQPKTKMKTFTYKTVGDLQIKADVHRADDNKTRPVLVWFHGGALIVGHRGGVSGRVLKDMLGAGYTVVSFDYRLAPETKLPEIIADLEDGFTWLHEKGPDLFNVDTSKVAVSGGSAGGCLTLVSGFRAKPRPTVLVPFWGYGDLIGDWIGKPSPHERHQTKFTKEEAYAQVGDGPIADSRESKKERGAFYQYCRQQGIWPKEVAGWDHHREPEKFYPYMTIKNVTKEYPPTLMVHGTKDTDVPYEQSTMLAEQFQQHGVEHKLVTIPNGEHGLAGGDPKLIDDAYQQAFAFIHDRMR; encoded by the coding sequence ATGTCCGCTATGAAGAATCGTCGTGAAATGTTGGGAATCAGTGCCGCGAGTGCGGCTGCGTTGTGTCTACCTGCGATCAGCAGTGCAAAACAACCGAAAACGAAAATGAAAACCTTTACGTATAAAACGGTCGGTGATCTCCAGATCAAAGCCGACGTGCATCGGGCCGACGATAACAAGACGCGGCCTGTGCTGGTCTGGTTTCATGGCGGCGCATTGATCGTGGGACATCGGGGTGGCGTGAGTGGTCGCGTGCTGAAGGATATGCTGGGCGCCGGTTATACCGTCGTGTCGTTTGATTATCGGCTGGCTCCCGAAACCAAACTGCCGGAGATCATTGCCGACCTGGAAGACGGCTTTACCTGGTTGCACGAAAAAGGGCCCGATTTGTTTAATGTCGATACGAGCAAGGTTGCGGTCTCGGGCGGATCGGCGGGGGGCTGTCTGACGCTGGTCTCTGGCTTTAGAGCAAAACCGCGACCGACGGTGCTGGTGCCCTTTTGGGGATACGGGGATTTGATTGGTGACTGGATCGGCAAGCCGAGCCCGCATGAACGTCATCAGACGAAATTCACCAAAGAAGAAGCCTACGCGCAGGTGGGCGACGGCCCGATTGCCGATTCGCGGGAGAGCAAAAAAGAGCGGGGGGCTTTTTATCAGTATTGTCGTCAGCAGGGAATCTGGCCGAAAGAGGTCGCCGGCTGGGACCATCACCGCGAACCAGAAAAGTTTTATCCGTATATGACAATCAAGAACGTGACGAAAGAGTATCCACCGACGCTGATGGTGCATGGCACGAAAGACACGGATGTGCCTTATGAGCAGTCGACGATGCTGGCCGAACAGTTCCAGCAGCATGGCGTCGAACACAAGCTGGTAACGATCCCGAATGGCGAACACGGACTGGCGGGCGGTGATCCGAAACTGATCGATGATGCCTATCAGCAGGCGTTTGCATTTATCCACGATCGGATGCGTTGA
- a CDS encoding DUF4190 domain-containing protein, whose amino-acid sequence MSQSEVYIAPVSLQAIVSSALGVFCICAMLFPWLALLAVPGVVLGYLALKSIRRYELSGRKLAKVGICLSLIFGILAPVWYEIQFRSETLPGYQRFNFAAIMQDRQHSEEKLAALVGEHVCLKGYALPRREIQLNEFQMGYERPDASFGWKPDPEKTLMVQLPDGKSWKWHYEPIAVSGTLVRNPNAESNSDAPGFKLVQSEVAKAFVFP is encoded by the coding sequence ATGTCACAGTCAGAAGTCTATATTGCACCGGTATCACTGCAGGCCATTGTGTCCTCTGCTTTGGGAGTGTTTTGTATTTGTGCCATGCTATTTCCCTGGCTGGCGTTGTTAGCGGTTCCCGGTGTTGTTCTGGGTTACCTGGCACTGAAGTCGATTCGTCGCTACGAACTCAGTGGTCGGAAACTGGCGAAAGTGGGGATCTGCCTTTCACTGATTTTTGGCATTCTCGCACCGGTCTGGTACGAGATCCAGTTTCGATCTGAAACGTTGCCTGGATACCAACGTTTCAATTTTGCCGCCATCATGCAGGACAGGCAGCACTCCGAGGAGAAGCTGGCGGCGCTGGTGGGAGAGCATGTCTGTCTGAAAGGATACGCGCTGCCCCGCAGGGAAATTCAGTTGAACGAATTTCAGATGGGTTACGAGCGGCCAGACGCATCGTTCGGATGGAAGCCTGATCCGGAGAAAACACTCATGGTCCAACTGCCTGACGGGAAATCCTGGAAGTGGCATTATGAGCCAATTGCTGTTTCAGGAACATTGGTTCGAAATCCGAATGCAGAATCCAATTCGGATGCCCCCGGATTTAAACTGGTTCAAAGTGAAGTAGCGAAGGCGTTCGTTTTTCCCTGA
- a CDS encoding DUF1559 family PulG-like putative transporter: MSKSLVILILLCIPMVWIRSASTEEPAEKAFQEPKTYEDARRLSHQTAGFKNLQKIGLALHNYHDLFGQFPPAVLYAADGKTQHSWRVELLPLLGQYVDGAEPVRLKYMDRELYHAAIKACGYDINESWDSPMNRNVLKTMPSVYRHPRDKPDSTESAYYAVVGKGTVFDPGEVAQYNAIKDWPASTLMLAESRSRAPWTKPVDIAYSKAATVPRLGGFTAHGYLVLTGDGGVHFISDSVSPKDLRLYQQGPG, from the coding sequence ATGTCTAAGTCTCTGGTGATTTTGATTCTCTTGTGCATACCAATGGTTTGGATTCGATCAGCGTCTACTGAGGAACCGGCAGAGAAGGCATTTCAGGAGCCGAAAACGTATGAGGATGCTCGCCGTCTGTCGCATCAAACAGCCGGGTTTAAGAATCTGCAGAAAATCGGGCTGGCGTTGCACAACTATCACGATCTGTTTGGTCAGTTTCCGCCAGCGGTTCTCTATGCTGCAGATGGGAAAACGCAGCACAGCTGGCGGGTGGAGCTGCTGCCCTTGTTGGGACAGTACGTGGATGGCGCGGAGCCTGTCAGACTCAAGTATATGGATCGAGAATTGTATCATGCGGCGATCAAAGCCTGCGGCTATGATATTAACGAATCCTGGGACAGTCCGATGAACCGGAATGTGCTTAAAACCATGCCGTCCGTCTATCGCCATCCCCGTGACAAACCTGATTCGACTGAGAGTGCTTATTATGCCGTGGTAGGGAAAGGCACTGTCTTTGATCCGGGTGAGGTGGCTCAATACAATGCCATCAAAGACTGGCCGGCTTCAACATTAATGCTGGCCGAGTCGCGGAGTCGAGCCCCCTGGACGAAACCCGTTGATATTGCGTACTCAAAAGCTGCGACCGTTCCCCGTTTGGGGGGATTCACGGCGCACGGATATCTGGTTCTGACTGGCGATGGCGGCGTGCATTTTATTTCCGACTCTGTTTCTCCGAAAGACCTGCGCCTTTATCAGCAAGGACCCGGCTGA
- a CDS encoding TIGR01777 family oxidoreductase, with the protein MDTKHRIVIAGGTGFLGLNLARYLTELDFDVVLLGRHAPKASGAWRHVAWNARSVGSWVNELENATVVVNLAGRTVDCIKTPDHCDEILRSRVEATNVLGLAVREVESPPPVWVQMSTAHRYGDPPECICDEHSAFGYGLAPFVAQEWEAAFARAVLPEMRQVILRTSFVIGRDGGALQRLAKLVRWGLGGTVGSGKQGMSWIHAQDMNRLFYRAITDETMQGAYLATAPEPVSNAEFMRELRHALKMPIGLPAAGWMVRIGAPLLMRTDPELALYGRYCVSSRLRDEEFEFSFPDLTSALQDLYGPKTA; encoded by the coding sequence ATGGATACGAAGCATCGCATTGTGATTGCCGGGGGGACCGGGTTTCTGGGGTTGAACCTGGCGCGTTATCTGACTGAGTTGGATTTTGACGTGGTGTTGTTAGGGCGGCATGCTCCCAAAGCGTCAGGTGCGTGGCGGCATGTCGCCTGGAATGCGCGTTCGGTCGGTTCATGGGTGAATGAGCTGGAAAATGCAACAGTGGTTGTGAATCTGGCGGGGCGGACGGTCGACTGTATTAAAACGCCCGATCATTGTGATGAAATTCTGCGGTCGCGCGTGGAAGCGACGAATGTTTTGGGATTGGCGGTGCGCGAAGTGGAATCGCCGCCACCCGTCTGGGTGCAGATGTCAACAGCACACCGGTATGGTGATCCGCCCGAGTGCATCTGTGATGAACACTCTGCCTTTGGGTATGGGTTGGCTCCCTTTGTCGCTCAAGAATGGGAGGCGGCATTTGCCCGTGCGGTGCTGCCAGAGATGCGGCAAGTCATTCTACGGACCAGTTTTGTCATTGGCCGTGACGGCGGTGCCTTGCAGCGATTGGCGAAACTGGTGCGCTGGGGACTGGGAGGCACGGTCGGCAGTGGCAAACAGGGAATGAGCTGGATTCATGCGCAGGATATGAACCGTCTGTTCTACCGCGCGATCACAGACGAAACAATGCAGGGGGCGTATCTGGCGACGGCTCCCGAACCGGTTTCGAATGCGGAATTCATGCGTGAATTACGACACGCACTCAAGATGCCGATCGGGCTGCCGGCCGCTGGTTGGATGGTACGGATCGGGGCGCCGCTGTTGATGCGAACGGACCCGGAACTGGCGCTGTATGGTCGCTATTGTGTCTCAAGCCGTTTGCGAGACGAGGAGTTTGAATTTTCGTTTCCCGATCTGACATCGGCGCTGCAGGATCTTTACGGGCCCAAAACGGCGTAG
- a CDS encoding carboxymuconolactone decarboxylase family protein: MSEVDDLKEIDEFETHYQYDGTYLRELLALSPDGYAKFAAFRPLAYYQGSLDKETFWIAKLATMQVEDCGECLQLNVRFALENGIAREIIEAVLQGGDGLSEELRDLYDFAVQVASSRDLDPALEERIQSRLSRTALLDLGVCIASAKVFPTIKRAAGYANSCRLIEIQV; this comes from the coding sequence ATGAGTGAAGTAGACGATCTCAAAGAAATCGACGAGTTTGAAACGCATTATCAGTACGATGGTACCTATTTGAGGGAATTGCTGGCGCTTTCGCCCGATGGGTATGCGAAATTTGCCGCGTTCCGACCGCTGGCCTATTATCAGGGGAGTCTGGATAAGGAGACCTTCTGGATCGCAAAGCTGGCAACGATGCAAGTGGAAGACTGTGGCGAGTGCCTGCAGTTGAATGTGCGGTTTGCGTTAGAAAACGGTATCGCGCGCGAGATCATTGAGGCGGTTTTACAAGGGGGAGACGGACTTTCGGAGGAACTGCGTGATCTGTATGATTTTGCGGTTCAGGTAGCCAGTTCGCGTGATCTTGATCCGGCGTTGGAAGAACGAATTCAATCCCGCCTGAGTCGAACTGCATTGCTGGATTTGGGTGTCTGTATCGCGAGTGCGAAAGTCTTTCCCACGATCAAGCGTGCCGCCGGTTATGCGAACAGCTGCCGTCTGATCGAAATACAGGTCTGA